In Synechococcus sp. CB0101, a genomic segment contains:
- a CDS encoding glycosyltransferase family 1 protein, with protein sequence MKIALFTETFLPKVDGIVTRLTKTVQHLVAAGDEVLIVCPDGAPDTYMGAQVLGVPAMPLPLYPELKLALPRPMVSDALEAFNPDLVHVVNPAVLGLGGIWIAKTKGYPLVASYHTHLPKYLEHYGLGMLEPVLWELLKAAHNQAELNLCTSTAMVAELSEKGIQHTALWQRGVDTELFRPELRNDAMRQRMLGGRSDTGQLLLYIGRLSAEKQIERIRPVLDALPEARLALVGDGPYRQQLETLFAGSAATFVGYLAGEELASAYASADAFLFPSSTETLGLVLLEAMAAGCPVVGANRGGIPDIVTDGVNGCLYEPDGVDGGAGSLTAAALRLLGDPSQREQLRRNARQEAERWGWAGATEQLRSYYRQVLSSNKQPALVG encoded by the coding sequence TTGAAGATCGCCCTCTTCACCGAAACCTTCCTCCCCAAGGTGGATGGGATCGTCACCCGGCTCACCAAAACCGTGCAGCACCTGGTGGCGGCCGGCGATGAGGTGCTGATCGTTTGCCCGGATGGAGCGCCCGACACCTACATGGGCGCTCAGGTGCTGGGGGTTCCGGCGATGCCGCTGCCCCTCTATCCGGAGCTGAAGCTCGCCCTGCCGCGGCCGATGGTGTCGGATGCCCTCGAGGCCTTCAACCCCGATCTGGTGCATGTGGTGAACCCAGCGGTGCTCGGCCTGGGGGGGATTTGGATCGCCAAAACCAAGGGCTACCCCCTGGTGGCCAGCTACCACACCCATCTACCCAAATACCTCGAGCACTACGGCCTGGGCATGCTCGAGCCGGTGCTGTGGGAGCTGCTCAAGGCCGCTCACAACCAGGCTGAGCTCAATCTCTGCACGTCCACCGCGATGGTGGCGGAGCTCAGCGAGAAGGGCATCCAGCACACCGCCCTCTGGCAGCGCGGTGTCGACACCGAGTTGTTCCGCCCTGAGCTGCGCAACGACGCGATGCGCCAGCGCATGCTGGGGGGCCGCAGCGACACGGGACAACTGCTCCTCTACATCGGCCGCCTCTCCGCCGAGAAACAGATCGAGCGGATCCGGCCCGTGCTCGATGCCCTGCCCGAGGCCCGCCTGGCCCTGGTGGGCGATGGCCCCTACCGCCAGCAGTTGGAAACCCTGTTCGCCGGCAGTGCCGCCACCTTTGTGGGCTATCTGGCCGGAGAAGAGCTGGCCAGCGCCTACGCCAGCGCCGATGCCTTCCTGTTCCCCAGCAGCACCGAAACCCTGGGCTTGGTCTTGTTGGAAGCGATGGCCGCTGGCTGCCCGGTGGTGGGTGCCAACCGCGGCGGCATCCCCGACATCGTGACCGACGGTGTGAACGGCTGCCTCTACGAACCCGACGGAGTGGATGGCGGTGCCGGCAGCCTGACCGCTGCAGCCCTGCGCCTCCTGGGTGATCCCAGTCAGCGGGAACAATTACGCCGCAACGCCCGCCAGGAAGCGGAGCGCTGGGGCTGGGCCGGCGCTACCGAGCAATTGCGCAGCTACTACCGGCAGGTGCTCAGCAGCAACAAGCAACCTGCCCTGGTGGGCTGA
- the rpmI gene encoding 50S ribosomal protein L35, with protein sequence MPKLKTRKAAAKRFKATGSGKFMRRHAFRNHLLDHKSPKRKRFLGTMAVVDERDADNVRAMLPYS encoded by the coding sequence ATGCCGAAGCTCAAGACCCGCAAAGCAGCCGCCAAGCGGTTCAAAGCCACCGGCAGCGGAAAGTTCATGCGCCGCCACGCTTTCCGCAATCACCTGCTCGACCACAAGAGCCCGAAGCGCAAGCGTTTCCTCGGCACCATGGCCGTGGTTGACGAGCGCGACGCGGACAACGTGCGCGCCATGCTCCCCTACAGCTGA
- a CDS encoding thiazole synthase: MAPTAAVTATTNQLNDPLVIGGRRFRSRLMTGTGKYPSLQAMQASLESSACEIVTVAVRRVQSQAAGHEGLMEAIDWQRIWMLPNTAGCATAEEAIRVARLGRELAKLAGQEDNTFVKLEVIPDTRHLLPDPIGTLEAAEQLVKEGFTVLPYINADPLLAKRLEEAGCATVMPLGSPIGSGQGIRNAANIALIIENATVPVVVDAGLGVPSEAAQAMEMGADALLINSAIALAGDPAAMAQAMAMACEAGRTAFHAGRLPIRADANPSSPTAGRVGT, encoded by the coding sequence ATGGCCCCGACTGCTGCCGTGACCGCCACCACCAACCAGCTGAACGACCCCCTGGTGATCGGCGGACGCCGCTTCCGCAGCCGCCTGATGACCGGCACCGGCAAATATCCGAGCCTGCAAGCGATGCAAGCCAGCCTGGAGAGCAGCGCCTGCGAGATCGTGACGGTGGCAGTGCGCCGCGTGCAGAGCCAGGCCGCTGGCCACGAAGGGCTGATGGAAGCGATCGACTGGCAGCGCATCTGGATGTTGCCCAACACCGCCGGCTGCGCCACCGCTGAGGAGGCAATCCGCGTGGCGCGGCTCGGGCGGGAGCTGGCCAAGCTGGCCGGCCAGGAAGACAACACCTTCGTGAAACTGGAGGTGATTCCCGACACGCGGCATCTGTTGCCCGATCCGATCGGCACCCTTGAGGCCGCGGAGCAGCTGGTGAAAGAGGGCTTCACGGTGCTGCCCTACATCAATGCCGACCCCCTGCTGGCCAAGCGTCTTGAAGAGGCCGGGTGCGCCACGGTGATGCCCCTGGGCTCTCCGATCGGCTCCGGCCAGGGCATCCGCAACGCGGCGAACATCGCGCTGATCATCGAGAACGCCACGGTGCCAGTGGTGGTGGATGCCGGCCTGGGAGTACCCAGCGAAGCGGCTCAGGCGATGGAGATGGGCGCCGATGCCCTGCTGATCAACAGCGCGATTGCGCTGGCAGGCGATCCCGCCGCCATGGCGCAGGCCATGGCCATGGCCTGCGAAGCAGGTCGCACCGCCTTCCATGCCGGCCGCCTGCCCATCCGCGCCGACGCCAATCCCAGCTCCCCCACCGCTGGCCGGGTGGGCACGTGA
- a CDS encoding glycosyltransferase family 2 protein — translation MAAGGTATGARRLQASLFLIGCCLAGALPHALPASRSLWPSLALTLLLGTYAVRSVFLPRLRGAGAVVESPEPQAWPAVDLVVAARDEEAVIGRLVERLADLEYPAEQLRLWVIDDGSEDRTPEVLEDYQRRYPHLQVLRRSRDAGGGKSGALNALLPQLQGRWLLVLDADAQLQPDGLQRLVAYAEAGGWSAVQLRKAVVNADQNWLTRAQAMEMALDAVIQQGRLHSGGVVELRGNGQLLQRQAVLACDGFNEDTVTDDLDLSFRLLVQGQPVGLLWDPPVQEEAVTSLMGLWRQRQRWAEGGLQRFFDYWGPLTGAATSAARKLDLSGFFLLQYALPVMAVADLATSVLTRSTPLMWPLSFVAFGLSGGAILVGCLRSNEGPALPRMHPFNLALGIAYLGHWFVVIPYTTLRMALLPKRLVWAKTLHVGAGHDAAPGSEEADLTTQVL, via the coding sequence ATGGCCGCCGGGGGCACAGCCACAGGAGCCCGCCGACTGCAGGCCTCATTGTTTCTGATCGGTTGTTGTCTGGCTGGTGCGCTCCCCCATGCGCTGCCGGCGTCCCGAAGCCTCTGGCCCTCCCTGGCGCTCACGCTTCTGCTCGGCACCTATGCGGTGCGCAGCGTGTTCCTCCCGCGTTTGCGTGGTGCGGGCGCGGTTGTGGAGAGTCCTGAGCCGCAGGCCTGGCCTGCGGTGGATCTGGTGGTGGCGGCCCGCGATGAAGAGGCGGTGATCGGTCGCCTGGTGGAGCGGTTGGCGGATCTGGAGTATCCCGCGGAGCAGCTGCGCCTTTGGGTGATTGACGACGGCAGCGAAGACCGCACCCCCGAGGTGCTGGAGGACTATCAACGGCGCTACCCGCACTTGCAGGTGCTGCGCCGCAGCCGCGATGCCGGTGGCGGCAAATCAGGCGCCCTGAATGCCCTGTTGCCCCAATTGCAGGGCCGCTGGTTACTGGTGCTCGATGCCGATGCCCAGTTGCAACCCGATGGGCTGCAGCGGCTGGTGGCGTATGCCGAGGCGGGTGGTTGGTCGGCGGTGCAGCTGCGCAAGGCCGTGGTGAATGCCGATCAGAACTGGCTGACCCGCGCTCAGGCCATGGAGATGGCCCTGGATGCGGTGATTCAGCAGGGGCGGTTGCACAGCGGTGGCGTGGTGGAGTTGCGCGGCAACGGCCAGCTACTCCAGCGCCAGGCCGTGCTCGCCTGCGATGGCTTCAACGAAGACACCGTCACCGACGATCTCGACCTCAGCTTCCGCCTGTTGGTCCAGGGTCAGCCCGTGGGGCTGCTCTGGGATCCGCCGGTTCAGGAGGAGGCTGTGACCAGTCTGATGGGCCTCTGGCGGCAGCGGCAGCGCTGGGCCGAGGGCGGTCTGCAGCGCTTTTTTGATTACTGGGGTCCGCTCACCGGCGCGGCCACCAGCGCCGCCCGCAAGCTCGATCTCAGTGGCTTCTTTCTGCTGCAGTACGCCCTGCCGGTGATGGCCGTGGCGGATCTAGCCACCAGCGTGCTCACGCGCAGCACGCCGTTGATGTGGCCATTGTCGTTTGTGGCTTTCGGCCTTTCAGGCGGCGCGATCCTCGTGGGTTGCCTGCGCAGCAACGAAGGGCCGGCGCTGCCCCGGATGCATCCCTTCAATCTCGCGTTGGGGATTGCGTATCTGGGTCACTGGTTCGTGGTGATCCCCTACACAACCCTGCGGATGGCACTGCTGCCCAAGCGGCTGGTGTGGGCCAAGACCCTGCATGTGGGTGCTGGCCATGACGCGGCCCCAGGCAGCGAGGAGGCGGACCTCACCACCCAGGTGCTTTGA
- the psb34 gene encoding photosystem II assembly protein Psb34 gives MQVTEEDGGRLNAFAKEPRMEVMDVGETSTANSKLLLIGGAVLVLLMVGVAAGIS, from the coding sequence ATGCAGGTCACCGAAGAGGACGGCGGCAGGCTCAACGCCTTTGCCAAGGAACCGCGCATGGAGGTGATGGATGTCGGCGAGACCAGCACCGCCAACAGCAAGCTGCTGCTGATCGGCGGTGCCGTGCTGGTGCTGCTGATGGTGGGTGTGGCCGCAGGGATCAGCTGA
- a CDS encoding SpoIID/LytB domain-containing protein, whose amino-acid sequence MAPARALTALMSLALLAAGCQGAEAEALTRLPVPKPPAVQGQKPVLWVSLAAHLGAQPLLLEGASAPLQLLDAQGQRFSARRLSLRWVQQPLAKPLEIRRSVLGPFASFEAAEQAALAWKALGVAAEVAHPRDWEVWAPAGMAGPKGYPDRQVQQRLTQRRVLQLNTPSGWRSLEGPVQIQAPGGLRFNGGVFAGPFRLQADAYGSWTLVEQVPLERYLQGVVPHEIGAGSPPAALAAQAVLARTWALRNRHRFAVDGYHLCSDTQCQVYSDPRHAGSAVRQAVSRTTGQVLAQNGEPIHAVYHASNGGVSADEDEAWPLPELTYLEPSLDWRSAPPQGLTLPLDRQEVAALLARQSGVVGAAHPLFRWRRQLDQASLRKGLGARATSLGSPLKPVVLERGPSGRVVRLAIEGPRGQVVLERDAIRRTYRQLPSTLFVLTPSGSGSWSVVGGGFGHGAGLSQAGAIDLAARGWTVQQILSRYYPGAQLVPIQALPADGQRRAL is encoded by the coding sequence ATGGCCCCTGCTCGAGCCCTCACAGCCCTGATGTCACTGGCGCTGCTGGCGGCCGGTTGCCAGGGGGCAGAGGCGGAAGCACTCACCCGGTTGCCGGTGCCCAAACCGCCTGCCGTGCAAGGGCAGAAGCCGGTCCTCTGGGTCTCGCTGGCGGCCCATCTGGGGGCGCAGCCGCTGCTTCTGGAGGGGGCCTCGGCGCCTCTGCAGCTGCTCGACGCCCAGGGGCAACGGTTCAGTGCGCGGCGTCTTTCGCTGCGCTGGGTGCAGCAGCCGCTGGCCAAGCCTCTGGAGATTCGGCGGAGTGTGCTGGGCCCCTTTGCAAGTTTTGAGGCCGCCGAGCAGGCGGCTTTGGCATGGAAGGCGCTCGGCGTGGCCGCGGAGGTGGCCCATCCCCGCGATTGGGAGGTGTGGGCTCCTGCGGGCATGGCGGGACCGAAGGGTTATCCCGACCGGCAGGTGCAGCAACGGCTGACGCAGCGGCGGGTGCTGCAGCTCAACACACCTTCGGGCTGGCGCAGCCTGGAGGGTCCGGTGCAGATCCAGGCCCCCGGCGGCCTGCGCTTCAACGGCGGCGTGTTTGCCGGACCGTTCCGTTTGCAGGCCGATGCCTATGGCAGTTGGACGCTGGTGGAGCAAGTGCCCCTTGAGCGTTATCTGCAAGGCGTGGTGCCCCATGAAATTGGCGCGGGCTCACCGCCGGCGGCCCTGGCGGCCCAGGCTGTGCTGGCTCGCACCTGGGCCCTGCGCAACCGGCATCGCTTCGCGGTGGATGGCTATCACCTCTGCTCCGACACCCAATGCCAGGTGTACAGCGACCCCCGACATGCCGGTTCGGCGGTGCGTCAGGCCGTCAGCCGCACAACGGGGCAGGTGCTGGCCCAGAACGGGGAACCGATCCACGCCGTGTATCACGCCAGCAATGGCGGCGTGAGTGCCGATGAAGATGAAGCCTGGCCGTTGCCTGAGCTCACCTACCTCGAGCCATCTCTCGATTGGCGCTCGGCGCCGCCCCAGGGTTTGACCCTTCCGCTCGATCGTCAGGAGGTGGCGGCTTTGCTGGCTCGCCAATCTGGGGTGGTGGGTGCGGCCCATCCGCTGTTCCGTTGGCGGCGTCAGCTGGATCAGGCCAGCCTGCGCAAGGGTCTGGGGGCTAGGGCGACCAGCCTGGGCTCACCCCTGAAGCCAGTGGTGCTGGAGCGCGGCCCCAGCGGCCGGGTGGTGCGTCTGGCGATCGAGGGGCCGAGGGGCCAGGTGGTGCTGGAGCGCGACGCCATCCGCCGCACTTACCGCCAGTTGCCCAGCACCTTGTTTGTGCTCACCCCCAGCGGCTCAGGCAGTTGGAGCGTGGTCGGGGGTGGATTCGGCCATGGGGCCGGGCTGTCTCAGGCAGGGGCGATCGATCTCGCGGCTCGGGGCTGGACCGTGCAGCAGATCCTCAGCCGCTACTACCCCGGTGCGCAGCTGGTGCCCATTCAGGCCCTGCCTGCAGATGGCCAACGGCGAGCCCTCTAA
- a CDS encoding NAD-dependent epimerase/dehydratase family protein: protein MKVFVLGGDGFCGWPCAVNLADQGHDVLIVDNLSRRKIDIDLAVESLTPIATMPDRLRAWEQTGGKPMRFVHMDIAHEYQRLLDLLLEERPDSVVHFAEQRAAPYSMKSSATKRYTVDNNVNGTHNLLAAIVESGLDIHVVHLGTMGVYGYGSHRGATIPEGYLKVEVPQPDGSRFEEEILHPASPGSVYHMTKTLDQLLFLYYNKNDKVRITDLHQGIVWGTNTEATDRDPRLTNRFDYDGDYGTVLNRFLMQAAIGYPLTVHGTGGQTRAFIHIRDSVKCVQLALENPPTKGERVKIFNQMTESHQVGELAKKVAALTGAEINHLPNPRNEAVENDLIVDNRCFIELGLNPTTLDDGLLKEVVEIAGRYADRCDRSRIPCISAWTKTQEAAIQAA, encoded by the coding sequence GTGAAGGTTTTCGTTCTCGGCGGTGACGGCTTCTGTGGCTGGCCCTGCGCCGTGAACCTGGCGGATCAGGGCCACGACGTGCTGATCGTCGACAACCTCAGCCGCCGCAAGATCGACATCGATCTGGCGGTCGAGTCGCTGACGCCGATCGCGACCATGCCGGATCGTCTGCGGGCCTGGGAGCAGACCGGCGGCAAGCCGATGCGCTTTGTCCACATGGACATCGCCCATGAGTACCAGCGCCTGCTCGATCTGCTGCTGGAAGAGCGTCCGGATTCGGTGGTGCACTTCGCTGAACAGCGTGCTGCGCCCTATTCGATGAAGAGCAGCGCCACCAAGCGCTACACCGTTGATAACAACGTCAACGGCACCCACAACCTGCTGGCCGCGATCGTGGAGAGCGGCCTCGACATCCACGTGGTGCACCTGGGCACCATGGGCGTGTACGGCTATGGCTCCCACCGCGGCGCCACCATCCCTGAGGGCTACCTGAAGGTGGAAGTGCCCCAGCCGGATGGCTCCCGCTTCGAGGAGGAGATCCTGCACCCGGCCAGCCCGGGCAGCGTCTATCACATGACCAAGACGCTGGATCAGCTGCTCTTCCTCTACTACAACAAGAACGACAAGGTGCGGATCACAGATCTCCACCAAGGCATCGTCTGGGGCACTAACACCGAAGCCACCGACCGCGACCCGCGCCTCACCAACCGCTTCGATTACGACGGTGACTACGGCACGGTGCTCAACCGCTTCCTGATGCAAGCCGCGATCGGATACCCCCTCACCGTGCATGGCACCGGTGGGCAGACCCGCGCCTTCATCCACATCCGCGACTCGGTGAAGTGCGTGCAGCTCGCCCTCGAGAACCCACCCACCAAAGGTGAGCGGGTGAAAATCTTCAACCAGATGACCGAAAGCCATCAGGTGGGTGAACTGGCCAAGAAGGTGGCCGCCCTCACCGGCGCGGAGATCAACCACCTGCCAAACCCCCGCAACGAAGCGGTGGAAAACGATCTGATCGTGGATAACCGCTGCTTCATCGAGCTGGGCCTCAACCCCACCACCCTCGATGACGGTCTCCTGAAGGAAGTGGTGGAAATCGCCGGTCGCTACGCCGATCGCTGCGACCGCAGCCGCATCCCCTGCATCTCGGCCTGGACAAAGACCCAGGAAGCTGCCATTCAGGCGGCCTGA
- the rplT gene encoding 50S ribosomal protein L20: MARVKRGNVARKRRNKILRLARGFRGGNGSLFRTANQRVMKALCNAYRDRRRRKRDFRRLWIARINAAARLNGLSYSRLIGGLKKADVQLNRKMLAQLAVVDPGSFTAVVGAAKS, encoded by the coding sequence ATGGCACGCGTTAAGAGGGGCAATGTCGCCCGTAAGCGCCGCAACAAGATTCTGCGTTTGGCCCGCGGCTTCCGCGGCGGCAACGGCTCGCTGTTCCGCACCGCCAACCAGCGGGTGATGAAGGCCCTCTGCAACGCGTATCGCGATCGTCGCCGCCGCAAGCGCGACTTCCGTCGTCTGTGGATTGCCCGCATCAACGCCGCCGCTCGCCTGAACGGCCTGAGCTACAGCCGCCTGATCGGTGGCCTGAAGAAGGCCGATGTGCAGCTGAACCGCAAGATGCTGGCCCAGCTGGCCGTTGTGGATCCCGGCAGCTTCACCGCTGTGGTGGGTGCAGCCAAGAGCTGA
- a CDS encoding tetratricopeptide repeat protein yields MDFSLPQAYLIGLLVILGGAAVLVARQILRVRSDEVALIRLEQSSKTGEQSAADLYELASVQLRKRLYGQAIDNLKLASKISAAEPPEAQALIENALGFALAAQSNYSAAIKHYRAALRAKADYPVALNNLAFALEKQQKPEEAKENYLKVLELDSSNGTAKKRLKRLERTAA; encoded by the coding sequence ATGGATTTTTCGCTTCCTCAGGCCTACCTGATCGGGCTGCTGGTAATTCTTGGTGGTGCTGCCGTGCTGGTGGCCCGCCAGATCCTGCGGGTCCGTAGCGACGAGGTGGCGTTGATCCGCCTGGAGCAATCCAGCAAAACCGGTGAACAATCCGCCGCCGATCTCTACGAATTGGCCTCCGTTCAGCTGCGCAAGCGGCTCTACGGCCAAGCCATCGACAATCTGAAGCTTGCCAGCAAGATCTCGGCCGCTGAACCCCCCGAAGCCCAGGCGTTGATTGAAAACGCACTGGGCTTTGCGCTGGCAGCCCAAAGCAATTACAGCGCTGCCATTAAGCATTACCGCGCAGCGCTCAGAGCGAAAGCCGACTACCCAGTTGCTCTGAACAACCTCGCCTTCGCCCTCGAGAAGCAGCAAAAGCCCGAGGAAGCCAAGGAGAACTACCTGAAAGTTCTCGAGCTCGACAGCAGCAACGGCACAGCAAAAAAGCGGCTGAAGCGCTTGGAGCGCACAGCCGCTTGA